A region of the Leishmania panamensis strain MHOM/PA/94/PSC-1 chromosome 21 sequence genome:
GGTTCGATATTTGTTTCCACGACTTCTTTGGTGGACGCACGACAAAGTGGATGCCCTCAAACGGGTCGTTCACATCGACCAGCTCCATGtcggcatcgccgccgtgcgTGAGAAGTTGATACACCTCCTTCAGCCGCTGCCGGATGAGCTCAAAGGCGTTCATGAAGGCCTGGCGACGCGTGTCCTTGAGCGTTTGCAGCCCTCGCTCGGCCTCGTCGGAGAGAAGCTTCTTCGCCTCGTAAAAGGCCTTCGCTTCACGATGCGCAACATCGCGCTCGCGCCAAAGCGCGACGGCGCGGAAGTCGATTTCGCTGTGCAGCCGCTTCGTCTCCTCGCTGAGGGCTTTGGCGAGGTGCACCGAGCGGTCGTAGTCGCAGGCATCCAGCTCCTCTGGAGTGAGCCGGAAGGTcatgtggcgcagctccacgtgTGCCCGtttcggcggcggcggcacgaaTGCCGAGGAACCGCCCCCTGACGACGTTTGCAACGCAGTTTCATTAGGGCTGCGACTAGGACGCGCCCGAGCCCGCTTCCTGCTGTACGCAGTTTCGcattcctcctcctcgtcgtcctcgtcatccACCTCAGCGTCCTGGTCTTTTACGTCCCCGGCGTCGCCTTGCCCGAGCGTTTCCTTACCGTATAGTTCCGCGTTCTCGCGGATCTTCTCCTCACAGCCCTCGATCTTCTGCTGGAACTTTGAAAGCTCCTGCAGGGCGTCCGCAatcttcaccgcctccgtctgCCGATAGCGCTGCTCATCGTCCAGCTTCTTCTGGGCATTGAGAGCGGCTCCGTTGGCCACCGGCACTGCGGCGCGTGCGTCCTCAGCGGCCGCCTGCGCGTTTGCCAGCCGCGCCTCGGCGCCGTTTAGCTCCTTCATGAGCTCTTCCAGCACCTCTACGCACTCCCTCATCTTCTCCTTTACGTTGTcttgcgcctcctcctccagcttcttGAGCTGATGCTCGTAGTCGGCTATGTCGGCGGTCTTGCGCTCCTGCGTGGCTCGGTGTTTCTGTGCCTGTCTGCGGCACGCCCGCAGGCtcgcctcctcggcgtcAGCGCGCTCCTGCTGTGTTGCAAGGGACGCAGCCACCGTCCTGAAGCGCGCGCCTCCTGCCTCGTCCACCTGCGCCTCCAACGCCTCGACGTCTGCGTGATGGGCAATGTAGGTCTTCTCTGCTTTCtgtagcgctgcttcgcagtCCTCCACGGCTTGCTCGCACTGCGCTCGCTTgccctccagctcctgcatGGACTGGGCGAGTTCACCACGCAGCGAGGCAAGACGCGCGGCATCTCCGTCAGCTTTCGCGACGAGAGTGGTCAGTTCGTGCCGCaactggcgcagctgctcgggGTATAAGTGGGACTCTTGCTCGTGCAGCTGGTGCAACCGCACATTCAGcgcccgctcctcctcggcggcctGGACCAGGTcctgctggaggcgctgcaggtccTCCTTGATGGACTGCTTGTCTTGGGGCGAGCGAGCCGCCTTTAGCTTCGCGCCGCGAGGAGCCGCCCCGCCACCGGTGATAGCGCCGCTTGGTTCCACCAGCTCGCCCTTGACGGTGACGACGCGATACCGCTGCTGGTTTGCTGTGCCTCCGgcgggggagaaagaggaggatgaggcCTTTGCAGTTGttctgctgcttccgccgccgccaaaggCCGTTTCGCGCGCCTCTGTCAGCGTTTCCACGACAAGGGTGTCACGGACGGCCTGGTAAAAGACAGAGCGGAACTTCGCGTTGGTCGGTTGGATAAGGTcgaagaggcggcgcgcctTTGGATTCGGGCACTGGAACGGCTTCGCCATTCGCGACCCTACCTCTCGCTCCACCTCGctcaccaccatcatcgtGGCTCGGCCAATGTTGTTCTGCTTGAGTAGCTGGagtgctgccgtcgctgtctgGCGGTCTTCGACGACGTGGAAGCCCCACGCGTTGCTGGCAACGCCGGCGGCAACGTCGTACTTGTCGTCGATGCGGCCGAGCTGGCGCAACGTACCATAGTAGCCCTTGAGAGAGCGCTGGGCCAACAGGAACTCCATCGCGCGGTCATCAGCCTCACCGTCACGGTAGGCGTTCTTCAGTTCTTGAATGGAGTTGTTTATGGCGTACTTCCGGCGCGCGCTCTCGCCGATTTGATCCTGCACTTgaagcacctcctcctgcaggTCCTTGCGGTCGGCatcccgcagcagccgctccagctccgccatgCGAGTCTTGCTTCGCCCCGTCGACGCCGCCAAGTcggccacctgctgctgcttcttcgtgGCACTATCCGCCAGACCGCCAAGCCGGCTTTGCACGGTGCGCAGTTGCTCCTTAGCCTCCATCACGGCGCGCTTGTACGGTGCGAGCtgctccttcttttcctccaaCTGCTGGCGAAGGGGACGTAGTTttggcagcagctcctcggaGAGGGTATCATGCTCTCGTTGCAGAGTTGATATGGTTTCGGTTGCCTCCTTGTAGTTCTGCTGGTGAATGGCCGCCTCGCGCTCGGCGTCCTGTTGGTGCAGAACcgcccgctgcagctcctctttgGCCTTGCGCAGCTGGTCTGCCGCTTTTTTacgcgccttctcctcctggTCAGCGCCGGACTTCACATGCTCAAGGTGCACCTCGGCCGATTGGCGCTGAGCCCGGAGCGCATCGCGTgcccgctgcacctccgcgaCATGCCTCTTTGCCGCGGCGGACGCCTCCTCGGCCTTCGCCTTTTCTATTCGCCGTTGAACAACCTCTTTCTCCATTAATTCAATACGCTCGTCGATCTCCGCCAACAAGCGCCGCGGCTCCTCAAGTCTCTCCTCGATGCCGCgcatgcgcagctggcacATGACGATGAGCGTCTTCTGAAGCTGGTTGTCCTTCGTGACGAAGGACAGTGTCGAGTTTTTGGCTTCGTCCAGTGCCTCGCGCTCCGCCTTGAGCTTGCGTTCCTTGTCCAGCGCCTCGAGCCGggccagctgcgccgtctcggcggcggctgtcATGTCCGAGATTCGGCCCACAAACTGGCTGGTACCGATGAGATCATCAAGGTACTCCAACaggccctcctcgccctccttctccgccttggGCTTCATGAGCGCGATCTGCTCCACCTCGCCTTGCAGGATGAGGAAGCGATTGTGATCCAGATCGACGCCTTGGGCGATGAGGCATTCCATCACTTCCTTCTGCGTGCGGCGAGCACCGTCGATGTAGTACTGCGACGCGCCCGTGCGAAACACCTCTCGCTTGATGCTCAgcccgctgccgccaacctcctgccgctgctccgaGTCCTTCTCCTCGGCAGTGGTCTCTAGCAGGCGAATGAAGTTCACGGTCACGGAGGCGTAGGACAGGTTCGGATGAGCAGCGGAGTTGTGAATCACCTCCGCCAACTTATCCAGCCGGATCTTCTTGGCATTCCGACCAAAGACGAAAAGCATGGAGTCAATGACGTTCGACTTGCCAGAGCCATTCGGGCCTATCACCGCAGTGAATGTCTTGTGGAATGGCCCAATGCGGTGGGTCCCGTAGTACGACTTGAAGTTCTCCACGTCAATGTCGCGAATGACGAGGCGCGAGTGTGGCGTGAGGTCGCCACCGGTGCTGTCGCTTTGGGCGACTGTTCGCTGCGACGGATGCGTGACTGTCATGACTGAATGAATAAGCTCCAGCTCCGTCCCGCTTGTCCGAGTCGAGGAGACGTGTGGTGGAGTGTAGGTTGACAGCCGCGCAGctgatgaagaggaggaggcactgtCATCACTtccgccgccgtcttcaGGACCATGGCCCACCGCCTCCTGGGCTGGCTCGTCCTCGGGCGCTTCTTGTGAGCCTTCACGCGACCCTAGCGGGGCTTCTCCGTCGTCCCTGTCAACGTCCTCAAGTCGGTCCTCTGCTCGTCTccactcctcttcctctcgatGGAACTTTTCCGCGAACGTCTCCATATGACTGTCCTCTGTGTGGACGTcgcccgcctcctcgtcttctctgcaCTCTTCCTTCACACTCACCTGTGTCCTCTCGGCATGGCGCTTTGTCGCCACACTGCGGGCTTTACGAGCGCCTTTCTTCCTCGGTGGCATTGTAtgtgtttgtgtttgtgtgtgtgtgggtctaCAAGGAAAGTAATATCGATGTCGGTCTGACGCTTCCGAAGGCCCCTTTCGTcgctgctcttttctttgcttgggcgggtgtgtgtctctatGTGAGCCAAAAATGAAGAGCGGAGTCGAAGACAAACGAGGAGAAACTGAGAGCGACACTTTTATGCGCTTGCCTCAGCCGATCTCTCTATCTGTCCGCCTGTCtgccccctttctctctctgtgtgtgtgtgtgtgtgtctatggTAGCACCTCTCCGTCTTGTTCGCTTTCCTGACGAGGCGTCCACTACCGCCTCCCTGCCGATATCACACCGGGACAGACCTCTGGGTGTCCTTGGGTGTGAGGTAGAAGTGGCGGCACAACAGGGTGACGCAGCGATGAATTgtacgcacagagagggcaggcggggaaaggcagagaaagaggaaaccAAGGCGAAAGAAACAAATGAAAGGGAGTTacgtgtggtggtgaggttggggggggggggcgaacaACGCTCGGAGCAGCTCCCACTTGTTTTTTATGGACTCGATGGTGCACCCTGAGGTACGATGAAGCTGATCGgtgacggcagtggcgggaGGGATGGTGCAGGGTGAgtatgtgtgcatgtacAGTAGtacagaaagagagaaccgAAAGGGGAAAGCACAGCGACAGAAAAAAACGCTGCTCAGGAGCAGCGATAGGACAGAGGGGGAGATGGATGGGGGCGCATGCCGGTGTGTCGTCGCGCTGTCAGTGCGACGCCGGTCTTTTCCTGGacgccttttccttttgctGTGTTCTCTTCACTAAAAGtagtgacacacacacacaacacaacacAACACATCGTCCACCTACACATCTCACCCGCTTCGCTTTTCGTTTTCGTTGGTGTCGAGGATATCAAACGAAAAAGTGGGAAGGGACTAGAAGACAACAACGGTGCACCTGAGTTCATATGGGAAAGGACGGCAGTACAGCTGATCCACACCTGCCACGCTGCTCCTTTCTCCAGGTCCTGCCACTcttatcctcctcctcttcccccgcGTTCACCTCCTACAGATTGAATACGTGTCGTGCAAATTCATGCTTTGTGCTTCgcgacgcacacacgtgcacggcaAGTGACCGATACCCACAGAGTGgtgccgcttcttcttgctaTTTGACTaattccctcctcttctcttatCCACTTCTCTCGCCGCCGATCGCATTCTTCACTGACTGAGTAGACCTCTTCACCCTACCCACTGCACACGGGCAAGGTGCATGCGCGTCCTTTCTCTCCGAGAAAGCAGAAATGCAGAGGGATAAGAAATCGATCGTGTTGCACGCCATCCATACactaccccacccccaccccccacatGACACTCAGAGCTGAACGCAAAAAACAACATGCCGATAGGCATTAAGCGGCAGACAACACGCCTTCTTTGGCCATGTGCCGACCTCGTGGGAGGCGTCATCGCCAATCGCACGTCTtttgcctcccccttcccctccctccctcccacgtCGTCCTTCCCCATGGCGAGGGCTGGAAGCGCGTAAACAAAAGGGCGAGGGACGAGAGCGGAGCCCAATGCAGTGGCAGCAAAAGTGGCAGGAACCGCAGCTACTGCTGTGGGgaggacacacacaacagagcGCCCAGCGGCGTCACCCACCTTATCACATCCGTAGACAGGCAGATGCCTGCGTGGCACCGTCCTAGCACCGGCGGCTCTTGCAAGTCTGATGGAGGCGTGGCGGCACTGACTAGTCGTAGAGTCCACTGCTTCACCCGCGGAGTTagctgagagagaggacTGGTGAAGGATCCACACAGGGGAGTGAACtacaccccaccccacccctccaccATCGGCTATCCGAGCTCGTCAGGATTACGACGAAGGCAATCGCCTCCCAAAGCTTATCCCTCTTTAAGACTGCGATGTGCACGTCTCAGGACCTCGAGCGCTATCGCCTCGTGTCATGGGCGGCAGTATCCAGACATGCTGCCACGTTgtgcctcgctctcctccgttCCTCCCCTGAAGgagtgcagagagaggtgaggtgagggaAGAAAGTTTGTTTTGCACGAAACATAGATGAGGCCCAgacgtgcacgcgcgcgcagccCAGAAGATacggagggagagagagagggaggaaggtgATGGTGAAAGAGAGCTGGTGTCGCTGAGAGCACCCAAAGGGGCTCGTCATCAGATCACCAGCGGATGCAGATTGATGAGCCTTTTATCATTTTGCTCACAGCGGGCACACATTGATTGGGGTGTTTTGTGCGACGCACTGCAGTGCCGtcatggggggggggaagaggaggaggaggggagggggcaacgTCGCATTGCCGACCACTGAATTCCATCCAGCGCGCGAGGGTGGGATGGGGGTTGGGAAGCAACCTGTGAGCTACTGAAGCATCGTACACAGCTGACAGGGTCGGAGTACAtgggtgatggtgatgatggtgatCGGCAAGTGCAGCTTAGCGGCGACCCCCCGCCCatacaacacacacacacatatgcacaGACAACGACGCCAGCACTCTGCGATACTGTCGGCCAATTTGGCTCCAGTGATGTCTTTGGTTTATGAATGTTCTCAGCTTTCTTTTTGTGGGCATGTTCAACTGACAACACCACTGCGCgtcacacgcaggcacacacacacacacacacgcacagacacatacacactgaACTGTCAGCAAGAGAGCCAGGGAAGctaagagaagaggaaggacgggaggaggatgaagaagagcggcgTTGGTGACACCCgtgaggaggtgtgtgtgtgtgtgattggAGATGGGCGGAGGagcacacctcctccaccctgCTCTCATGAGCCGAATAGAGAATACATACGTCGCTTTCCTCTCGTCTCCTGCCCCCAGAagacacacccgcacacatcACGAATCATGCGCTGCTTTCCGTCAGTGCTTCACTCACGTTGCACTTGACGGAGCTCACAATATTCTCATTTCCCTTTGCGCagatctctctctctgtttggtCGGCGCTGACCTTGATAAGCCGCCCAGTCGCACACAGAGAACAAGAAGCACGCAATACGTTACGCCGATTTCGACGCAcgcggtggggggggggggtagcagggagagaaaagtagCTAGAGGGAGTGagcaaagaagggggaggaggtgagggtCATCCATCACCCATccgacagcgctgcagcagcgactaccaccaccacagtcGCACAGAGAATCAAACGGCTCGCGAAGAACAACAGCCATGACAACAGAACAccgagcaagagaaagagaagacgcacTTCTagaaggcaaagaggagcaCCCACATACGGTAAAAGAACGTAACGTGCTCACGGcgatgggggaggagaggagcagcCAGCCGTTAACACTACCATCGCAGCCAGCCGTCATCGTGGCCACGCGGGCCAATGCCTTGCCTCTATTCGAGTCTTCCATTCGATGAGAGCTCAACAGAAGACAAAGGTGGCCATGAGAGAGCATCACGAATGACGCCTTTGCACGTGCAGACCTACACGGGGATCGACAAGCTTCCCCTTTCACGCGGTTGCCTGCATGTACTCCCAGCGCTGCACCATGATCTTCTGGGTGCACAGAAGCGCCTCCTTCGCTACTTCTGGGTTCGAGTGTGACATGAGCATCATCACGCGCTCCTTCACTCCGGCCATCGCAGGTAGAGTGAGAAGGTTTCGACCGGTGGGGTGGTAGCGGATGATCTCGCCCAAGTCGTGGCAACTGACCGCCAGTGTCACCTCGTCTTTCGACTCGCGCAGGACTTTGCCGAGAGCTAACAGCACCTCGTAGCCGTTGTCCTCGACTTTcactgccttctccttccaAAACTTGGTGCTCGTATGCACTGGCGTCCACTCGAGCACGCCACTCAGGACCTCGCCGCGGTACTGCGAGAAGCTCGTCAGCACGTGCATCGAGCTCTCCATAGCGGCGCTCAGCTGATCCACCATGATGTTGATGTCCTCGTCACCAAACTTGCGGCGGGAGATCTGTGAGAGCGTCTTGATCATGCCAACACTGACCATCTCGGCCACCAGCGAGGGGCCCTTCTTGAAGGTGCTGCTCATCTGTTCCGGCGTCTCGCCCTGATGCAGGCGACCTAGCAGGTAGATCCTGTCGTCTACCCACTCCTCCGACGACGGGTTTAGCAGCTTGTTCATGTACTTGCGCTCGGCTTCCACCATGTTCAGAAGCGTCATGAGCGCCACACGGACGCACTTCTCCTTCTGGACGCGCTGGAGCACAcagtgcagctgcgggaTCATGCGCtcacgcaccagcagcacgagTCCCTCGTACTCGAATGACAGAAGCCaggaaagcagcagcgtctcgtAGATGGTCTGGATGATAGTGGCAGAGTCGCTCGACACGATATCCGTGAGCAGGTGTGGGATGAAGGAGGGAATGCTCTCCTTAAAGAACAGCTGGCGAAAGTCCTTACGGCGTGCGAGCTGCACACATGCCTGCACTGTGAACTCAACGGCGGTCACCTGCAACGTTTCTGGGGAGAAGGTGTGGCGGGCCAGCGCAAAAAACTCCATGAAGGTGTTTTCATTTCCCTCGTAGCTGCTGTAGCGGAGCGCCGTGGCGGCCAGGAAGATGGCAGGGTTCGCGATACCGAGGCTCTCGCTGTGCGAGGACGCGatttgcagcagcagagaagccgGATGACCACCGAACTGCTGCTGACATTCGTCACGGCCAAGCTGCACGCCGATCTCGTGGTCGGCGTACACGAGGTCTGCCAAGAAGCGCAAGGCATACCCTAGGATGTGCTCCGTATGCGTACCGGCACAGAGACGGAACATCGCAATCGCCAGTGACTCTTCGCGGCCGCCGACCAGTGACGTCACGAGCTCCGCGTCCAACCGATTCGAGAagagctgctccagcagccggATGGTGCTGTCGTCAAGCAGCTGAAGCTGACGGACAAGGCTGATGGTGTCAGCGGCATCGGCCGAGAGAGTGGGCATCTCTTTTTCTTATGCCTCTCGATTGTTTCTTGATTCGCAGGGCGCTAGTGATGATATGACCTTTTGCCTACAAACAGTGtcttggcgtgtgtgtgtgcgtgtgctaGACCACTATGCCGGTTGAGCTGCAGTCGCCTACGTCGATGTGCAAAGATGTGCGACGTTCTACAGTCACGAGAGCTGAAGAGAAAGCAAgaatgagggggagggaaaggtgAGCGCAAGGGAAAGAGATACCCCCTGCTGAGATTACACGCGTACCACTCAGCTGCGGAAGGGGGCTGCCCCCTTCATAGTACACTCAGTGGCCATCTAACCACTGACGAGCAGTGCTTGTCAACATCTGCGtctgcgcacgtgtgcgtgaggaAGATGAGAGGGAGTGACTGGGGACAGCGtgtccctttttttttgctcttcgGGTACACTTTCCACTGCCTTGTGCGACTTCTGCTTCCTCCTTTCGTTTTTCGGCTTTAATGAGCGAGAGATCGGAGCGGCCCCACAGTGCAGACGTGGGGAAGATGAGGCGAGGAGCACACGTGTGCGacactcacacccacacaaatCAGATAGAGACgtacaagagagagagagagagtgcgaCGACGGTACACAGATGAAAGGAAATCGGAgtgaagaaaaaggaggaggcacgaAAATCAGCCAGCAAACCACAAGAGTACCGACGCGACAAGCCCCAGCCTAGGCAGGCATCCCATGAAGGACAAAGCCTTAGGCCCGCACTcctacagagagagagacacacacacacgcacacacattactagagagagagagagggtgggtgggtggagcaAGAAGATGATCAGCATTGCCTGCACaagagtgcagcagcgcaacgaaGATGATGAAAAGGTGGGTGGagcacgaagaggaggaggaaaaacagaagacgcagagagggagcacCAATAATGAACGCAAATACAAAGAGGTGAGATGCTGGGATGGGGatcgcgcgtgtgcgcgagACAAGCAGCAAGGCAAAGAGCCTGAACGAAGTGCGgcaggcggagagagaaggaaaccAGGTCTACAGGGGATGCAGATAACGGGTGCGTCTCTGCCGTATCATctaagagggaggagggagtgtgaggggggggggagagggagaagtcACGAAGCGGaagaacgagagggagagaaaggcaaaCAAAAATAACATAAAACAAAAATCCACAATAACAGCAAGTGATGAGGAGTTGGCCCTCGTGGCACTCTGGAGAACAgccggaggcggtggggggaggcatACAGGTAGAAGAGAGTACGCCGCAACAAGAACACAGAGCGAGGCCTTTTCGTTACTCTGGCAGCGTTGTGGGTGTAAGGAATCGAAGTGCGAGCGCCGCGACAGTCCTGCATACAGTCTGGTCAGTGCCACGATGGCTTGCGCTGCACCATGGCCCGAGTGTTTGCCTCGCGCATGCGCTGCATCTCTGCAAACAGCCCGTCGGATGCGTTTGCGCCATCCCCCTGGTCACTGTCGCCGTTGTCGTCACCGGCGTCGGGGCGGAAGCGAATGGGAGTGCCACGAGCACCGCGCCGGACGCGCTGCGGCGTTTGAAGGCCGCCGGCATTGACAGGGCGCGGTGGCAAAGACGTAGGCCCCTTTGGCTTAGCGGTCTGCTGCGGCATGCGGGATCGCTCGCTACACACTGTCTCGACGTCGTCTAGTGAGAACGCGTCAGAGGACCAGCGGCTCGGGTGCCGAGAGGGTGAAAGGCAGAGGTGCCTCTTGTGCGTCTTGTCTGCCTCACTGAGTTTGTTCACTGCCTcgtcggcaccgccgccaccgccacgctcgCTGACGCTCTTCCCCCTGCCAGAGCAGTACGTTGCGGTGAACGTATTGCGCGACGGTTCGGCTCTCGGGGGCAGCTCTGTTGGCCTCACCGTCGCCGAGCTGGATATCACGATACCCCGGTCGGGATGCACGGTCGACACGGAGGCGCTTGTCTgcatctccagcagctgcagctcgtcaTCGCTCACCGTTTCCCAGCGCCGGGCCATGTCGAGGTTGAGGTGCACcgtgcttctctcctgctcccCGTCATCGTGTGCGTCGTTGTTGCTCACCAAGCCGTGAGCCTTAGTTGCCGAGGCCCCCACTGGAGCGCTTGGTGCTGTATGGCGATCCatttccgctgctgccgattTCGCTATGGTGTCCATCCCATCGTTAGACGGCCGCCCACCTGATCGCCGAACTTCATTTTGTGCCGTTGCCTCCGCGCCTTCGGGGCGGGACGGCGCCTGCGCGGGGAGCAGGTTACGCCGCAAGTTCTCCGCggtcagcgccgctgtcttCGGTGCCCCCACGCCTGCGGCAGCCTGGGAAGGTGCGTCTTTGCTGCGCCCAGAACCACCGCCGGCAGGCGCGCGACAAGCTGCGTAGATTTTTTGCGGAGACCCACTGTGAATGGAAGCAGAGCCGGCGCCAGTGCCGGTGCCACGAGCGCGCGGCTGTGTGAGCGCTCGCTGCGATGACGTCGTTCCGAGGGAATGCGGGTGTGTCCGCGGCTTGCGCTGCCCGCTGGCTGCTGGAGCCGCGGCAGAGCCTTTCGACGTGGAGGCGAGGCGCTCAAACACGTTCGTCCGCTTCTCTGGTGTGGTGGCTGCCGTGGCAGCTGCGGATCCGgtcgcggcagcagtgccaggTGGCGTGCAAGTCTCCGGCGCGATTTCGGTTTGAAAGTCGCCGCTTGCCAGCTCTGACTCAACGCCGATGCGCTGCAcatcatcgctgctggtgacAACCATGGAGTTGTTCATGATGCCCGGCATCGTGGGGTAGTCACAGAAGAGCTCGATTTTGACCCCGCCACACCCGTTCGGGGCAAACTCACTCAGCATCATGCACCAGTCTTGCTGAtccaagagagagatgaagtCGCCATCTGTGTCCTCGTAGCGAATGCGCAGTCGGCGCTCGGCTCCTGAGGAtcgctgtggctgctgtaGCTGGGTCTGGCAGAAGTCGTGGATTTGTTGATAGACGTCGTGGAACGCGGCctgcgctgcatcagcgACGGGCAGCACACGCGTCTGGGCGTCAAAGTGAATCTTGAGCCGCAGTGTTTCCAagcgacgcagccgcgcccgGGCCTCCTCGACGAGCGGCCCGCCGATgcccgccgcctcggcctgCTGGATGCACTGGTGCAATTTCTCTGCACTTGCACGC
Encoded here:
- a CDS encoding hypothetical protein (TriTrypDB/GeneDB-style sysID: LpmP.21.1550), with translation MPPRKKGARKARSVATKRHAERTQVSVKEECREDEEAGDVHTEDSHMETFAEKFHREEEEWRRAEDRLEDVDRDDGEAPLGSREGSQEAPEDEPAQEAVGHGPEDGGGSDDSASSSSSAARLSTYTPPHVSSTRTSGTELELIHSVMTVTHPSQRTVAQSDSTGGDLTPHSRLVIRDIDVENFKSYYGTHRIGPFHKTFTAVIGPNGSGKSNVIDSMLFVFGRNAKKIRLDKLAEVIHNSAAHPNLSYASVTVNFIRLLETTAEEKDSEQRQEVGGSGLSIKREVFRTGASQYYIDGARRTQKEVMECLIAQGVDLDHNRFLILQGEVEQIALMKPKAEKEGEEGLLEYLDDLIGTSQFVGRISDMTAAAETAQLARLEALDKERKLKAEREALDEAKNSTLSFVTKDNQLQKTLIVMCQLRMRGIEERLEEPRRLLAEIDERIELMEKEVVQRRIEKAKAEEASAAAKRHVAEVQRARDALRAQRQSAEVHLEHVKSGADQEEKARKKAADQLRKAKEELQRAVLHQQDAEREAAIHQQNYKEATETISTLQREHDTLSEELLPKLRPLRQQLEEKKEQLAPYKRAVMEAKEQLRTVQSRLGGLADSATKKQQQVADLAASTGRSKTRMAELERLLRDADRKDLQEEVLQVQDQIGESARRKYAINNSIQELKNAYRDGEADDRAMEFLLAQRSLKGYYGTLRQLGRIDDKYDVAAGVASNAWGFHVVEDRQTATAALQLLKQNNIGRATMMVVSEVEREVGSRMAKPFQCPNPKARRLFDLIQPTNAKFRSVFYQAVRDTLVVETLTEARETAFGGGGSSRTTAKASSSSFSPAGGTANQQRYRVVTVKGELVEPSGAITGGGAAPRGAKLKAARSPQDKQSIKEDLQRLQQDLVQAAEEERALNVRLHQLHEQESHLYPEQLRQLRHELTTLVAKADGDAARLASLRGELAQSMQELEGKRAQCEQAVEDCEAALQKAEKTYIAHHADVEALEAQVDEAGGARFRTVAASLATQQERADAEEASLRACRRQAQKHRATQERKTADIADYEHQLKKLEEEAQDNVKEKMRECVEVLEELMKELNGAEARLANAQAAAEDARAAVPVANGAALNAQKKLDDEQRYRQTEAVKIADALQELSKFQQKIEGCEEKIRENAELYGKETLGQGDAGDVKDQDAEVDDEDDEEEECETAYSRKRARARPSRSPNETALQTSSGGGSSAFVPPPPKRAHVELRHMTFRLTPEELDACDYDRSVHLAKALSEETKRLHSEIDFRAVALWRERDVAHREAKAFYEAKKLLSDEAERGLQTLKDTRRQAFMNAFELIRQRLKEVYQLLTHGGDADMELVDVNDPFEGIHFVVRPPKKSWKQISNLSGGEKTLSSLALIFSLHYIKPTPIYVMDEIDAALDFRNVSIVANYVLRQARGAQFIIISLRNNMFEEAHQLVGVCKVNDTTSTLVLMPRNFRRLVGTQLAEAAAVQRSQHSERHRSRHQPVEATVARNPDQGDVDGHACRPRTSIVYQPHTPSSGARSTVSDASPISASERLRSSGDMDDSHHSRKSIRFTDFNSVTAAATAEDHHAHCVP
- a CDS encoding ATP synthase, putative (TriTrypDB/GeneDB-style sysID: LpmP.21.1560); translated protein: MPTLSADAADTISLVRQLQLLDDSTIRLLEQLFSNRLDAELVTSLVGGREESLAIAMFRLCAGTHTEHILGYALRFLADLVYADHEIGVQLGRDECQQQFGGHPASLLLQIASSHSESLGIANPAIFLAATALRYSSYEGNENTFMEFFALARHTFSPETLQVTAVEFTVQACVQLARRKDFRQLFFKESIPSFIPHLLTDIVSSDSATIIQTIYETLLLSWLLSFEYEGLVLLVRERMIPQLHCVLQRVQKEKCVRVALMTLLNMVEAERKYMNKLLNPSSEEWVDDRIYLLGRLHQGETPEQMSSTFKKGPSLVAEMVSVGMIKTLSQISRRKFGDEDINIMVDQLSAAMESSMHVLTSFSQYRGEVLSGVLEWTPVHTSTKFWKEKAVKVEDNGYEVLLALGKVLRESKDEVTLAVSCHDLGEIIRYHPTGRNLLTLPAMAGVKERVMMLMSHSNPEVAKEALLCTQKIMVQRWEYMQATA